From the Ferviditalea candida genome, one window contains:
- the scpB gene encoding SMC-Scp complex subunit ScpB, with protein sequence MDDWEVKSVIEGLLFVSGDEGIDAKQIAEVLGQDVDWVIDVLHDMKGDFSRQKRGIQILEIAGSFQLTTLPAHASYFERLAASPSHGTLSQAALETLAIVAYRQPITRVEIEDIRGVKSDRAIHTLVAKELIQEVGRAEAIGKPILYGTTKSFLDYFALNSVGDLPDISAFESNENLEEETRLLFQKLEERQITIDDLT encoded by the coding sequence TTGGATGACTGGGAAGTGAAATCGGTGATCGAAGGTCTGCTGTTCGTTTCCGGCGACGAAGGGATCGATGCCAAGCAGATTGCCGAGGTGCTGGGGCAGGATGTGGACTGGGTGATCGATGTGCTGCATGATATGAAGGGTGACTTTTCCCGGCAGAAACGGGGAATTCAGATTCTTGAAATTGCGGGTTCATTCCAATTGACCACCCTGCCAGCGCATGCCTCCTATTTCGAGCGTCTGGCTGCTTCCCCCAGCCATGGAACCTTGTCTCAAGCGGCGTTGGAGACGTTGGCGATCGTTGCCTACAGGCAGCCGATCACGCGCGTGGAAATCGAGGACATTCGCGGCGTCAAATCGGATCGCGCGATTCATACCCTAGTGGCGAAAGAGCTGATTCAGGAAGTAGGCCGGGCGGAAGCGATCGGCAAACCGATATTGTACGGAACGACCAAATCGTTCCTCGATTATTTTGCGCTGAACAGTGTTGGCGATTTGCCCGATATTTCCGCTTTTGAGAGCAATGAAAATCTGGAGGAAGAGACCCGGCTGCTGTTTCAAAAGCTGGAAGAAAGACAAATTACGATCGATGATCTAACATGA